One window from the genome of Microbulbifer sp. ALW1 encodes:
- a CDS encoding acetyl-CoA hydrolase/transferase C-terminal domain-containing protein: MAQPETFNAVVDCVDAVLEKVGKRIVLGLPLGIGKANQFANALYARAEQDPEISLTIFTALTLERPGAGNELQRRFVQPLLDRLYADYQDLAYTRARRKGLLPKNIEVCEFFIQPGSFLRVPSAQQSYVSANYTHVPRDLLDRGVNVVAQMVSPASDGSGDLSLSGNPDLTLPLLELAQERGYPPITLVGEVNPQLPFMGGDARVAPAMFDFLLEGEDFNREIFPAPNPPVRLTDYALAFHIAGLVKDGGTLQVGIGALGDAICHVLRLRHCSNLDYRDILTSLNLDTDKALCKLPLELGVFQRGIYGASEMVPEGFLHLRRAGVLKRAVYADAAVQRILNEDKATDTVGEDLLIALREAGRIQCPLTEADTAFLQSAGIVDPSYSWRGHRFLDEHGEMEECDLHSSVGRKKLMGRCEGQKLSGGIWLHGGFYLGSTGMYRALRAMPASELEGINMTGIDFINELQKGHALKVAQRQQARFVNSAMMVTLNGAVISDGLEDGQVVSGVGGQYNFVAQAHELPGGRSVIALASTRISDGRIRSNIVWEYPHCTIPRHLRDIVVTEYGVADLRGKTDRDVIVTMLAITDSRFQKELLEKARAAGKVEADYVIPENFSNNTPDHIQAVFNQGHRLTLLPYYPLGTDLTREEAQLAIGLKALKEEGRKIWDLWPVLRKGLVACKSRAPEYKGIHDCLARMDFEYGDTFEHRLEAYLVAGALLRFVDRNRPLGEVAEPSERRPDLSADV, from the coding sequence ATGGCACAACCGGAAACATTCAATGCAGTCGTAGATTGCGTCGATGCGGTACTGGAGAAAGTAGGCAAACGCATCGTTCTCGGTTTGCCTCTGGGTATCGGCAAAGCCAACCAGTTTGCCAACGCCCTCTATGCCCGGGCGGAACAGGATCCTGAGATATCCCTGACCATCTTTACCGCGCTGACACTGGAGCGTCCTGGCGCTGGCAATGAATTACAGCGGCGTTTTGTGCAGCCATTGCTCGACCGATTGTACGCAGACTACCAGGATCTGGCTTACACCCGGGCGCGCCGCAAGGGGCTGCTGCCAAAAAATATCGAGGTTTGTGAGTTTTTTATCCAGCCCGGCAGCTTCTTGAGAGTCCCGTCGGCACAGCAGAGTTATGTCAGCGCCAATTACACCCATGTACCCCGGGATCTGCTTGACCGAGGTGTTAATGTGGTGGCGCAGATGGTGTCGCCGGCGTCGGACGGCAGTGGTGATCTGAGCCTGAGTGGCAATCCGGATCTGACCTTGCCGCTACTGGAGCTGGCGCAAGAGCGGGGTTATCCCCCCATCACCCTGGTGGGCGAAGTCAATCCGCAGCTGCCGTTCATGGGTGGCGACGCCCGGGTTGCCCCTGCCATGTTCGATTTTCTGCTTGAGGGAGAGGATTTCAATCGCGAAATTTTCCCCGCCCCCAATCCTCCTGTTCGCCTGACGGATTACGCCCTGGCCTTTCATATCGCCGGCCTGGTGAAGGATGGCGGTACCCTGCAGGTGGGTATCGGTGCCCTGGGCGATGCCATTTGCCATGTGTTGCGCCTGCGTCACTGCAGCAACCTGGACTACCGCGACATACTGACTTCCCTGAACCTGGATACTGATAAAGCACTGTGCAAATTGCCGCTGGAACTCGGCGTGTTTCAGCGGGGCATCTACGGCGCCAGCGAAATGGTACCGGAAGGCTTTTTGCATCTGCGCCGCGCCGGAGTCCTGAAACGCGCGGTCTACGCGGATGCGGCCGTGCAGCGAATATTGAATGAAGATAAAGCCACAGACACCGTTGGCGAAGACCTGTTGATTGCATTGCGGGAGGCTGGCCGTATTCAGTGTCCATTGACGGAAGCGGATACGGCTTTTCTCCAGTCCGCTGGCATCGTGGATCCCAGCTATAGCTGGCGTGGCCATCGTTTTCTCGACGAACACGGTGAGATGGAAGAGTGTGACCTGCATAGCAGCGTCGGCCGCAAGAAGTTGATGGGTCGCTGTGAGGGGCAGAAACTGTCAGGAGGAATCTGGCTGCACGGTGGTTTCTATCTGGGCTCTACGGGCATGTACCGCGCGCTGCGTGCCATGCCGGCGAGTGAGCTGGAGGGCATCAATATGACCGGCATCGACTTCATTAACGAGTTGCAAAAAGGGCACGCCCTTAAAGTTGCCCAGCGGCAACAGGCGCGCTTTGTGAACTCCGCGATGATGGTCACCCTGAACGGCGCGGTGATCTCCGACGGCCTGGAAGACGGTCAGGTCGTAAGTGGGGTTGGTGGCCAATACAATTTTGTTGCCCAGGCACATGAACTGCCCGGTGGTCGCTCAGTGATTGCACTCGCCAGTACGCGCATTAGCGATGGCCGAATTCGCAGCAACATTGTGTGGGAATACCCCCACTGCACCATTCCTCGTCACCTGCGTGACATAGTGGTAACCGAGTACGGCGTTGCCGACCTGCGCGGCAAAACCGACCGCGATGTGATTGTCACCATGCTCGCCATTACGGATTCACGCTTTCAGAAGGAGCTGCTCGAAAAGGCCAGGGCAGCCGGCAAGGTGGAAGCGGACTACGTTATCCCGGAAAACTTTAGCAATAACACCCCGGATCATATCCAGGCGGTGTTCAATCAGGGACATCGGCTGACCCTGTTGCCTTACTACCCCCTGGGTACAGATCTCACCCGGGAGGAAGCGCAACTGGCCATCGGCCTCAAAGCGCTGAAGGAAGAGGGCCGCAAGATTTGGGACTTGTGGCCGGTACTGCGCAAAGGACTGGTCGCCTGCAAAAGTCGGGCACCGGAGTACAAGGGCATCCACGACTGCCTGGCACGCATGGATTTTGAGTACGGTGATACCTTTGAGCACCGGCTGGAAGCATATCTGGTTGCCGGGGCGCTGCTGCGGTTTGTGGATCGCAACCGACCGCTGGGAGAGGTGGCCGAGCCATCAGAGCGGCGTCCCGACCTCTCAGCCGATGTGTAG